Proteins encoded within one genomic window of Streptomyces taklimakanensis:
- a CDS encoding ABC transporter substrate-binding protein, with protein sequence MTNTTRRLMRGVGLLCAAVLGTTACGGSGGDDSGGEVSASDVRAALEKGGSITVWAWEPTLEQVAADFEEKYPKVDVELVNAGTGNDHYTALQNAMSAGSGVPDVAQIEYFALGQFALTESVHDLAAFGADEFDGTFSPGPWNAVRASGGVHALPMDSGPMALFYNKDVFDEHGVEVPTTWDEYVDAARALHEADPDVYIANDTGDPGLATSLIWQAGGRPYRTDGTDVTIDFTDEGTTAYTGTWQKLLDEDLLAPVTSWSDEWYQGLSDGTIATLAAGAWMPANFESGVPKGSGSWRVAPLPQWKEGASDSAENGGSGLALPTAGENRELAYAFARYATTGDGVRARVDAGAFPATTEELESEEFLGTEFDYFGGQKANEIFAESSANVSDGWSYLPYQVYANSVFNDTVGKAYVSDEPLAEGLKAWQRSCVEYGREQGFTVNE encoded by the coding sequence ATGACCAACACGACGCGCCGCCTGATGCGCGGTGTGGGACTGCTGTGCGCCGCCGTCCTCGGCACGACGGCGTGCGGAGGCTCCGGCGGCGACGACTCCGGCGGCGAGGTCTCCGCCTCCGACGTCCGCGCGGCCCTGGAGAAGGGCGGCTCGATCACCGTGTGGGCGTGGGAGCCCACGCTGGAACAGGTCGCCGCCGACTTCGAGGAGAAGTACCCGAAGGTCGACGTCGAACTGGTCAACGCCGGCACCGGCAACGACCACTACACCGCGCTGCAGAACGCGATGTCGGCCGGTTCCGGCGTGCCCGACGTCGCGCAGATCGAGTACTTCGCCCTGGGCCAGTTCGCGCTGACCGAGTCCGTCCACGACCTCGCCGCCTTCGGCGCGGACGAGTTCGACGGCACCTTCTCGCCCGGCCCGTGGAACGCCGTGCGGGCCTCCGGCGGCGTCCACGCGTTGCCCATGGACTCCGGTCCCATGGCGTTGTTCTACAACAAGGACGTCTTCGACGAGCACGGCGTCGAGGTGCCCACCACCTGGGACGAGTACGTGGACGCGGCACGCGCCCTGCACGAGGCCGACCCGGACGTGTACATCGCCAACGACACCGGAGACCCGGGCCTGGCCACCAGTCTCATCTGGCAGGCCGGCGGCCGCCCCTACCGGACCGACGGCACCGACGTGACGATCGACTTCACCGACGAGGGGACCACGGCGTACACCGGGACCTGGCAGAAGCTGCTCGACGAGGACCTCCTGGCCCCCGTCACCTCCTGGAGCGACGAGTGGTACCAGGGCCTGTCCGACGGCACCATCGCCACCCTGGCCGCCGGTGCCTGGATGCCCGCCAACTTCGAGTCCGGCGTGCCGAAGGGCTCCGGCTCCTGGCGCGTGGCACCGCTGCCGCAGTGGAAGGAGGGCGCCTCCGACAGCGCGGAGAACGGCGGCAGCGGGCTGGCTCTCCCCACGGCGGGCGAGAACAGGGAACTGGCCTACGCCTTCGCCCGGTACGCCACCACGGGCGACGGCGTGCGGGCCCGCGTCGACGCCGGGGCCTTCCCCGCGACCACCGAGGAGTTGGAGTCCGAGGAGTTCCTCGGCACCGAGTTCGACTACTTCGGCGGCCAGAAGGCCAACGAGATCTTCGCCGAGTCCTCCGCGAACGTCTCCGACGGCTGGAGCTACCTGCCCTACCAGGTCTACGCGAACTCCGTCTTCAACGACACCGTCGGCAAGGCCTACGTCTCCGACGAACCGCTGGCCGAAGGGCTGAAGGCGTGGCAGCG